One window of the Asticcacaulis sp. SL142 genome contains the following:
- a CDS encoding winged helix-turn-helix transcriptional regulator → MTRTDEKVRDLPESKRDEYTAHTAAQSVQNIIRVLEGRWKLVILFQLFGGQVRRFSDLERSIPGVSQKMLIQQLRQLEADGVVARIVHAQVPPKVEYHLTDWGQSLCPVLDKLLLWAESAPSEVRSRMIETQSPSAE, encoded by the coding sequence ATGACAAGAACGGACGAAAAAGTAAGGGACTTACCCGAAAGTAAGCGTGACGAATACACGGCACATACCGCCGCACAAAGCGTCCAGAACATTATCCGCGTGCTTGAAGGGCGCTGGAAGCTGGTGATCCTTTTTCAGCTCTTTGGCGGTCAGGTGCGCCGGTTCTCAGACCTTGAACGATCCATTCCGGGCGTGTCCCAAAAAATGCTTATTCAGCAATTGCGTCAACTCGAAGCGGATGGCGTGGTCGCCCGGATAGTCCACGCGCAGGTGCCGCCAAAGGTCGAATATCACTTGACCGATTGGGGCCAATCCCTGTGTCCGGTATTGGATAAGCTGCTGTTATGGGCTGAGTCCGCCCCTTCTGAGGTACGATCACGGATGATCGAAACCCAATCGCCCTCTGCGGAATGA
- a CDS encoding anti-sigma factor family protein, whose amino-acid sequence MIESVSDPVTEDDLHAFVDGHLTPERVHVVEMWLKAHPKDAQRVSIMREQTEALRDMFRPVAEEPLPSRLRLNHIQERVVAKRRGALVVPLWRAAAASALLLIGGAGGWGLRQASLPQPEGLTALIEEASASYVVYAPDRERPVEIRASDRQTLSHWAQTRLGYTPALPDLSPAGYRLMGGRVVATPRGPALMIMYDDDHGSRFVLFTRTMNHKDREAPLRNSQDGDLRRYAWASSGIGYSLVGAAPDHVLRSLAQRIQSEQGRFSS is encoded by the coding sequence GTGATCGAGTCCGTCAGCGACCCCGTCACCGAAGATGATCTGCACGCTTTCGTGGACGGACATCTCACACCCGAGAGGGTGCACGTCGTTGAGATGTGGCTTAAAGCCCATCCGAAAGACGCGCAACGCGTATCGATTATGCGTGAACAAACCGAAGCGCTGCGCGACATGTTCAGACCGGTCGCCGAGGAGCCTCTGCCATCACGTTTGCGCCTGAACCATATTCAGGAGCGTGTCGTTGCCAAACGGCGCGGGGCTTTAGTTGTCCCGCTCTGGCGGGCGGCAGCCGCCAGCGCACTCCTGCTGATTGGCGGTGCCGGGGGCTGGGGTTTGCGGCAGGCGAGTTTACCTCAGCCAGAAGGGCTAACGGCTTTAATTGAAGAAGCCAGCGCCAGTTACGTGGTCTACGCCCCTGACCGGGAGCGACCGGTAGAAATCCGGGCCTCGGATAGACAAACCCTCAGCCACTGGGCGCAAACGCGGCTAGGCTATACCCCTGCGCTTCCGGATCTTAGCCCCGCCGGGTATCGCTTGATGGGGGGGCGGGTTGTGGCAACCCCACGCGGGCCGGCGCTGATGATTATGTACGACGACGACCATGGATCGAGATTTGTCCTGTTTACGCGGACTATGAACCACAAAGACCGGGAGGCGCCGCTGCGAAACAGTCAGGATGGCGACCTTAGGCGCTACGCCTGGGCATCCTCTGGTATCGGCTATTCCTTGGTGGGGGCCGCACCTGATCACGTTCTTCGGTCACTGGCGCAACGTATTCAATCTGAACAGGGCAGGTTCAGTTCCTGA
- a CDS encoding nuclear transport factor 2 family protein gives MIDLPKPIADYVDANARLDAGGMLKSFATDAVVKDEGGTHQGHAEILTWLKSATIASEAIFTPDTVRDEEGRCVVSGLTSGNFKGSPLRFTFQFTIENDLITALEISL, from the coding sequence ATGATTGATCTACCTAAACCTATCGCCGACTATGTGGACGCCAATGCCCGGCTCGATGCCGGAGGGATGCTTAAATCGTTCGCGACGGACGCCGTCGTCAAAGATGAGGGCGGCACACACCAGGGCCATGCCGAGATATTGACGTGGCTAAAGTCCGCAACAATCGCCAGTGAAGCGATCTTCACACCCGATACAGTCCGAGACGAAGAGGGGCGGTGTGTTGTGTCGGGACTGACCTCTGGTAACTTTAAGGGCAGTCCGCTGCGTTTCACCTTTCAGTTCACGATTGAAAATGACCTGATCACCGCTCTGGAGATTTCGTTATGA
- a CDS encoding RNA polymerase sigma factor, with amino-acid sequence MTRLIEPHIPALRRYARALLRDVTAADDLVQDALERAVARWHSRRGEGDVRNWLFAILHNRFIDQGRKHRRHMTVPLDEATLPKIAPPQLHELEHAQLLASVHQLPEGLRTVLLLIALEGLSYRECADVLRIPTGTVMSRLSRAREGLATMIKATGDGVIPFGLRQKLDNRRQET; translated from the coding sequence ATGACGCGCCTGATCGAACCGCATATACCGGCCCTGCGCAGGTATGCCCGTGCGCTTTTGCGCGACGTGACGGCGGCGGACGATCTGGTGCAGGATGCGCTTGAACGCGCCGTAGCCCGCTGGCACAGCCGGCGAGGTGAAGGGGATGTGCGCAACTGGTTATTCGCTATTCTGCATAATCGTTTTATCGATCAAGGGCGTAAACATCGCAGACATATGACAGTGCCGCTTGATGAAGCCACCTTGCCGAAAATTGCGCCGCCACAATTACATGAACTTGAACATGCCCAATTGCTGGCCTCAGTCCATCAGTTGCCGGAGGGGCTGCGCACCGTTCTGCTTCTGATTGCGCTTGAAGGGCTAAGTTATCGCGAATGTGCCGACGTGTTACGCATACCGACCGGAACGGTTATGTCGAGACTCTCACGCGCGCGCGAGGGGCTGGCGACGATGATTAAAGCCACAGGCGACGGCGTCATCCCCTTTGGGCTTAGGCAAAAACTGGATAACAGGAGACAGGAAACGTGA
- a CDS encoding MarR family winged helix-turn-helix transcriptional regulator, producing the protein MADQTNTPPPLDAQLCYSIYSAGIAIQRVYKPLLDELGLTYPQYLVLNVLWRDDQQTVGAIAEALALESSTLTPMLKRLESAGLVLRTRNPQNERQVILALTPDGRALQSRAGCLGQALLEASMQSPQDLADLNKGIRHLRDTIYAGIDGWSAPA; encoded by the coding sequence ATGGCAGATCAGACAAATACGCCGCCACCTCTGGACGCCCAGTTGTGCTATTCGATCTATTCGGCCGGGATCGCCATTCAGCGTGTCTATAAGCCGCTTCTTGATGAGCTCGGGCTGACCTATCCTCAATATCTGGTGCTCAATGTTTTATGGCGAGACGATCAACAGACCGTCGGTGCTATTGCTGAGGCCCTGGCTCTGGAATCGAGCACGCTGACGCCCATGCTCAAGCGCCTCGAATCGGCAGGGCTCGTTCTTAGGACGCGGAATCCTCAAAATGAGCGGCAGGTTATTCTGGCTTTGACGCCCGATGGACGCGCGCTGCAGTCGCGCGCCGGGTGCCTTGGTCAAGCCCTGCTTGAAGCGTCTATGCAAAGTCCGCAAGATCTGGCTGACCTAAACAAAGGTATCAGGCATTTGCGCGATACGATCTATGCCGGGATAGATGGCTGGAGCGCGCCCGCCTGA
- a CDS encoding alpha/beta fold hydrolase — MKPTIKTVLAATAATLAIIAVQPANAKEAIPQNQAVKNVVLVHGAFADGTGWRGVYDRLTQRGYRVTIVQNPLTSLEDDVAATKRALNQQDGPTILVGHSWGGTVITEAGVDPKVAGLVYVSALSPDAGETTAQQYEGFAPATEFVLDTRSDGFAFINRDKFKAGFAHDVSDADAAFMADSQVPINLSAFGTKLKNAAWRTKPSWAVIATEDKAFDQAMLLHMANRMNAKITKVSASHALFMTQPEVVADTIDTAAQTVSKTR; from the coding sequence ATGAAACCCACGATCAAAACAGTCCTCGCAGCCACAGCCGCCACCCTGGCGATCATAGCTGTTCAACCCGCAAATGCGAAGGAAGCCATCCCGCAGAACCAAGCTGTCAAGAATGTCGTGCTGGTTCACGGCGCCTTTGCTGACGGCACCGGCTGGCGCGGGGTTTACGACAGACTGACGCAGCGCGGCTACCGCGTGACTATCGTTCAGAACCCGCTGACCTCACTTGAAGACGATGTAGCCGCCACCAAGCGCGCCCTGAATCAGCAAGACGGCCCGACCATCCTTGTTGGCCATTCATGGGGCGGCACCGTCATAACTGAAGCCGGGGTCGATCCAAAGGTTGCAGGGCTGGTGTACGTCTCCGCCTTGTCGCCCGATGCCGGAGAAACGACCGCTCAACAATATGAGGGCTTCGCACCGGCGACCGAGTTTGTTCTCGATACACGGTCAGATGGCTTTGCGTTCATCAACCGGGATAAGTTCAAGGCCGGGTTCGCCCATGACGTGAGCGATGCGGACGCCGCCTTCATGGCCGACTCGCAAGTCCCCATCAATCTGTCCGCCTTCGGTACAAAGCTCAAAAACGCGGCCTGGAGAACGAAGCCAAGCTGGGCGGTCATCGCCACCGAAGACAAGGCCTTTGATCAGGCGATGTTGCTGCACATGGCCAACCGCATGAACGCCAAGATCACCAAGGTCTCGGCCAGCCACGCCCTGTTCATGACCCAGCCAGAAGTGGTCGCCGATACGATCGACACGGCCGCACAGACGGTCTCAAAAACCCGCTAA